In one Cyclopterus lumpus isolate fCycLum1 chromosome 24, fCycLum1.pri, whole genome shotgun sequence genomic region, the following are encoded:
- the LOC117727539 gene encoding potassium voltage-gated channel subfamily S member 3-like, with translation MGYGQILHRRGNEEDQVHLNVGGVRREVDPSMLLRFPHTRLARLLHCQSEATILELCDDYSPSEKEYYFDRNPHVFLCVLNFYHTGRIHMMEEVCVFSFSQEIEYWGIQELHISPCCSYWYHERKDYIDDRDWDVRSDDQQEPSFESSFEELSAIDKDLAKFIGTWCGEVRSYIWLRLEDPGHSRGSKIIAVASLTLVLTSIVVMCVHSMPEFQQVDENEKPIEDPVLAILEEICIAGFSAEFIIRLIVAPSCRKFLGNTLNIIDVVSILPFYATLALETADEEAAEENEDLENVAKVVQVLRLMRILRILKLARHSIGLRALGATVRHSYQEVGLLLLFLSVGISIFSALIYFAEKEEENTDLGTIPSGWWWATITMTTVGYGDTCPVTLAGKIVATLCIVCGLLVVALPITIIFNKFSKYYQRNKALEGQCITKPERQDPKLPHYNFRDLFTGSVYPLIGGINFRNSVSSTGDTTDASSLQDLEVNDNDTWENGSAK, from the coding sequence ATGGGGTATGGGCAAATCCTCCACCGGCGGGGGAATGAGGAGGACCAGGTGCACCTCAACGTGGGAGGGGTTCGCCGTGAAGTGGATCCGAGCATGCTGCTCCGCTTCCCTCACACACGCCTGGCTCGTCTGCTGCACTGCCAAAGCGAGGCGACGATCTTGGAACTGTGTGACGACTACAGCCCGTCCGAGAAGGAGTACTACTTCGACAGGAATCCACATGTTTTCCTCTGCGTGCTCAACTTCTACCACACAGGACGCAtccacatgatggaggaggtgtgCGTCTTCTCCTTCAGCCAGGAGATCGAGTACTGGGGAATCCAGGAGCTCCACATAAGCCCCTGCTGTAGCTACTGGTACCACGAGAGGAAGGACTACATTGATGACAGAGACTGGGACGTGAGGAGCGACGACCAACAGGAGCCGAGTTTTGAGTCCTCCTTTGAGGAGCTCTCTGCAATCGATAAAGACCTGGCCAAGTTCATAGGTACCTGGTGTGGAGAAGTGAGGAGCTACATTTGGCTCAGGCTAGAGGATCCAGGTCACTCAAGAGGTTCAAAGATCATCGCCGTGGCCTCTCTCACCTTGGTGCTGACCTCTATAGTTGTCATGTGTGTCCACAGCATGCCTGAGTTTCAGCAGGTGGACGAAAACGAGAAACCCATCGAGGACCCTGTCCTCGCCATCCTGGAAGAGATCTGCATTGCCGGCTTCTCCGCCGAGTTCATCATCAGGCTGATTGTTGCACCCTCCTGCAGGAAGTTCCTTGGAAACACCTTAAACATCATCGATGTTGTCTCCATTTTACCATTTTACGCCACTTTAGCTCTGGAAACAGCCGACgaggaggctgcagaggagaATGAGGACTTGGAAAATGTGGCGAAGGTGGTGCAGGTTCTGCGCCTCATGAGGATTCTCCGGATCCTCAAACTGGCTCGCCACTCCATCGGGCTGCGAGCGCTGGGTGCCACCGTCCGCCACAGCTACCAAGAGGTGGGTctgctccttctcttcctctcggTGGGGATATCCATCTTCTCTGCCCTCATCTACTTTgcagagaaggaagaggagaacacAGATTTGGGGACCATCCCTTCAGGCTGGTGGTGGGCCACAATCACCATGACCACAGTCGGTTATGGTGACACCTGCCCGGTGACGTTGGCAGGGAAGATAGTGGCCACCTTGTGTATTGTCTGTGGCCTGTTAGTGGTGGCTCTGCCCATCACCATCATTTTCAATAAGTTTTCAAAGTACTATCAAAGAAACAAAGCCTTGGAGGGACAGTGTATCACTAAGCCTGAAAGACAAGACCCAAAGCTCCCTCACTATAACTTCAGAGACCTGTTCACAGGAAGTGTGTATCCCTTAATTGGAGGTATCAACTTCAGGAACAGTGTGAGCAGCACAGGTGATACTACAGATGCCTCTAGTCTCCAGGATTTAGAGGTGAACGATAATGACACTTGGGAAAATGGGTCAGCGAAATGA